A segment of the Patescibacteria group bacterium genome:
CTGTTGCAAGAGAAGGACATGGCAATACAGCTTTATAACTTATCGGCAACTAGGTAAAATTTTACCTATCTCACAAAAGGTATCGTTACGGTACCTTTTTTTATTTTTCCAAAGAACGTCCTAAACTCTCTATCCTGCCCCTTAAGCTATTATCAACTATTTTATCTCCGTACTTCAAAACAACTCCACCCAGGATACTCTTATCAACTGTTTCCTTTAAATGAACATCGGTTGCTTTCGTTGCTTTTTTAATATATTCAATAATTGATTTTTTACTTATTCCATCCAAATCTCTTGCCAATGTCACAGTCGCTTCAACAATCCCATTTTCTTTATTCCAAATAGCAGAAAATTCTTTCAAAATGCTATCCAATTTAGACATAGCATTGTTTTTTCTAAGCATATCAGAAAATCCAACAAGAAGAACAGAGATTTCTTTTTCTGTTTTTCCTTCCACTAGGTCATATAATGCAATTGCATATTGTTTTGGACTTATTTTCATATTTTTTGAATTCCCCTCTT
Coding sequences within it:
- the atpH gene encoding ATP synthase F1 subunit delta, translated to MKISPKQYAIALYDLVEGKTEKEISVLLVGFSDMLRKNNAMSKLDSILKEFSAIWNKENGIVEATVTLARDLDGISKKSIIEYIKKATKATDVHLKETVDKSILGGVVLKYGDKIVDNSLRGRIESLGRSLEK